The following are encoded together in the Oncorhynchus masou masou isolate Uvic2021 unplaced genomic scaffold, UVic_Omas_1.1 unplaced_scaffold_1125, whole genome shotgun sequence genome:
- the LOC135529239 gene encoding kelch-like protein 23, with amino-acid sequence MSSRNTLSSKGQESPESFYTYDFCDPTHSTEVLEALGEYYTEGLFTDIALQCSTGELFHCHKVALCSRSSYFRAMFTADMRERSHSVIRLAGVDVEVLTTLVNYVYTSKVGYTSETIYE; translated from the exons ATGTCGAGCAG GAACACACTGTCATCTAAGGGACAGGAGTCACCAGAATCCTTCTACACCTATGATTTCTGTGACCCAACCCATTCCACGGAGGTTCTAGAAGCCCTCGGAGAATACTACACAGAAGGCTTGTTTACTGACATAGCTCTACAGTGCTCTACAGGGGAGCTCTTCCACTGCCATAAAGTGGCTCTGTGCTCCCGTAGTTCCTACTTCAGAGCCATGTTCACAGCCGATATGAGAGAGAGGTCCCACAGTGTCATCAGACTAGCTGGGGTAGATGTGGAGGTGCTGACGACTCTGGTGAACTATGTGTACACCTCCAAGGTAGGCTACACCTCTGAGACCATTTATGAGTGA